Below is a window of Deltaproteobacteria bacterium HGW-Deltaproteobacteria-2 DNA.
TGCCAGATTAAGTGCCACTGCAACCCAAAGAGTTTCCCGACAAGCACCGGCAGTAAAAGAAACAATATGGCCAGTTCCAGAATGTCTTCGACTAAATTTTCTTTAGTTTCCAGACGCGAATTGTCATAAGTATAATCCACCATTTTCGCCAGAGTTGCTTCATCAATCATACCCTGAAAAACAGGAGGAATCTCCTTGCCGTGATTTCGCAAATGTCTGATGTTGAGTTGCTGTAAAATATAACGCCAGATTATCCGGCCGAGAAACAAAATTAAAAATAAAATTAAAAGCGTATTTTCCATAAACTACTGATCTTTATGAAACTCCTCTCTTAAGGAAACAACCATCTTTATATTATTAATAAGCTTCTTTCCTCTTCATTATATCCATGATGAAAATCAATATTTGTTTTTCATCAACCTGATAAAACAAACGATATTCTCCAATTCGATACCGGTAAACATCTTTAAATTCACCTTTTAGTTTCTTGATATTTTTGCCAAAGAAAGGATTGATTCTTAATT
It encodes the following:
- a CDS encoding type II toxin-antitoxin system mRNA interferase toxin, RelE/StbE family yields the protein MLNRFEIAETETFQRVISKKDISKIYNKVKTYVYPQLRINPFFGKNIKKLKGEFKDVYRYRIGEYRLFYQVDEKQILIFIMDIMKRKEAY